GTGTTCTATCTCTTAAGGAAAGTTTTGATAAAATCATACTTATATTATTCTTTATGGTACCTTCAGATAAAAAAAGTTTTTTACCTATCTCTTTGTTGGATAAACCACTTGCAACCTTTTTTATTATATTGATTTCTTTTTCATTCAAATTAAAATCCTTTGTTACCTTCTCTATAGAAGCTTTTTTATAATAGGATGAACTCTCGCTGATCATTTTAGAAATAACTTCAGGATTAATTACAACATTTCCTTTAAGGCTTGCCTTTATGCCTTCGTAAATTAAATCATAATCGCTATCCTTTAAAATATATCCCGAGGCTCCATACTTTAGGGCTTCATGGATATACTGAACATCATTAAAAGTAGTTAAAATAAGTATTTTTATATCCTTAAATTCTTTCTTTACTAGTTTTGTCCCAATTACTCCATCACACTCTGGCATCCTTATATCCATAAGCACTACATCTGGCTTATGGTTCCTGCATCTATTCAGTGCCTCCTGTCCATTTGAAGCTGTAGCAATAACTTCAATATCTTCATAGGTCTCCAGTATAATTTTTAGCCCGTCTGCCACTAATTTTTCATCATCAACAAGTATTACTTTAGTTTTCTCCATGCCCTTCCCTCCTTGAATGAATCTTAGGCTTTTCCCATCTATTCAGTTCTATTTTTACTAGAAATCCCTCACCTGCTTTACTATTGTATTCAAAAAATCCACCAGCTTCCATGACTCGTTCTCTTATACTCTTAATTCCAATCCCCTCTACTAAATTATTTACTCCTCTACCGTTATCTTTTAAGGTTAATACAAGCTTTTTTTCACTAAAAGCCATCATTATTCTAACAATTGTAGCTCCTCCATGTCTAAGACTGTTAGATAAAAACTCTTGAATTATCCTATAGATTATAAAAGCCTGGTCTGAGTTCAAAGACCATTTCTCTTTAGTAAAAGATAATCTTACATCTACTCCAGTCATTTTCTTAAAATTATTTATAAGTTCTTCTATATTTAAAATTCCTTCATATACTTCAAATTCTTTCGGCTTCATTTCTCTAACAGCCATTCTAACATCATTAAGACTCTGCTGGGTAAACTTTCTAAGATTTTTTGTAAGCGTCTCAGCTGCACCAGCATTTTTACTAATAGTTTTTTCAATAGCTCCAAGCTGTATCACCATAGTTGAAAGATGATGTCCAACACTATCGTGAATTTCCCTTGATATTCTATTTCGTTCTCTCAGTGAAGTAATTTCTTCTATAGAAGCAGCATAAATTTCCAATTCCTCATTTGCCTTTTTCAACTTATCTTCAGATATTTTTAATCTATCATATAAATCCTGTGCTTCAAGTTTTTTATCTCTTTCCTCTCTTGTAAAATAAAGTACAGCTATTACCATTGTTACTATAGCTATATTTAAAAATTGATTTTGTAAACCACTGTATCTAAGTAGATATAATTCTTCCAATACAATAATCAAATTAAAAATTATGGATATATATTTTTTAAATAACACATTAGAATCTATAGCTAACAAAGCAGAATATATAAATAAATATACTTTAATCCATTTATAAAAAATAAGAACAAATACCATTTCTAAAATAAATGATACTATTTTCTGCCACCCTTTATCTAATGAAAAAAATCTCAATTGATTGTTTACTAAAAAAATTAATATAAATATAATCATTTCATTATTAAAATTCATTTGATTGTTCATAAAAATTGCCATTATCATCATGAAAATAACATAATATCTTATAGCTACCAATACCATTTTATTACCCATAGTTTCTCCCTAATATTTTATTAATGAAAATATTCATATTAATGATTATACAATAATGTGCATAGATTTCGATAAATTTATTTATATTTTTATTGTAGTCCTTTAAAGAACCCTATTTACAATCAGCCATAAAACTTATATTTCTAATATGCCAAGCAACATCAGCATTCTTAAATTATCTACAACAATCTATACCGAATAAAAACAAACACTTTTTAAATGATTACTTGCATTTATAAAATATTTGTGTATAATAATAACTGTAAAGATTAAAAGCAAATAATACATAACAATAACAAAGAATTAGGAGGAATTAATTATGAGTATAAGTGCAAGAAATCAATTAAAAGGAAAAGTTGTAGCTGTAAAGAAAGGACTTGTAACTGCTGAAGTAGTTCTTGAAATCGCTGGAGGAGATAAAGTAACTTCAATAATATCTCTTGATTCAATTGAAGATCTTGGAGTTAAAGAAGGTACAGAATTAACTGCTGTTATTAAATCAACTGATGTTATGATCTTAGCTTAATATTATAATTAATTACTACATGAGAAATAAAGATGCAAATCACACACCTTAATGATTTGCATCTTTATTTTTTTGTAAATTACAAACCTTATTAAACTATTAGATATCTTAACTTTACAATTTCAAAGCTCATTAATAAATTAACTATTATGAATATTTTCAAAATTTATCTATCTATTATTAGCTCAAGCAAACCACAGTCAATTTAAACAAATTAAAATCAACAAAAATAAATAAAAAATTTTTAATTAGTACTTGTATTTATAAAATATTCATGTATAATAATAAGTATAAAGAACGAAAATAAATAAAAAATTGTAAAACTAGGAGGAATTAATTATGAGTATAAGTGCAAGAAACCAATT
This genomic window from Clostridium pasteurianum DSM 525 = ATCC 6013 contains:
- a CDS encoding response regulator transcription factor, with amino-acid sequence MEKTKVILVDDEKLVADGLKIILETYEDIEVIATASNGQEALNRCRNHKPDVVLMDIRMPECDGVIGTKLVKKEFKDIKILILTTFNDVQYIHEALKYGASGYILKDSDYDLIYEGIKASLKGNVVINPEVISKMISESSSYYKKASIEKVTKDFNLNEKEINIIKKVASGLSNKEIGKKLFLSEGTIKNNISMILSKLSLRDRTQLTIFAFKNNIAE
- a CDS encoding sensor histidine kinase; protein product: MGNKMVLVAIRYYVIFMMIMAIFMNNQMNFNNEMIIFILIFLVNNQLRFFSLDKGWQKIVSFILEMVFVLIFYKWIKVYLFIYSALLAIDSNVLFKKYISIIFNLIIVLEELYLLRYSGLQNQFLNIAIVTMVIAVLYFTREERDKKLEAQDLYDRLKISEDKLKKANEELEIYAASIEEITSLRERNRISREIHDSVGHHLSTMVIQLGAIEKTISKNAGAAETLTKNLRKFTQQSLNDVRMAVREMKPKEFEVYEGILNIEELINNFKKMTGVDVRLSFTKEKWSLNSDQAFIIYRIIQEFLSNSLRHGGATIVRIMMAFSEKKLVLTLKDNGRGVNNLVEGIGIKSIRERVMEAGGFFEYNSKAGEGFLVKIELNRWEKPKIHSRREGHGEN
- a CDS encoding TOBE domain-containing protein translates to MSISARNQLKGKVVAVKKGLVTAEVVLEIAGGDKVTSIISLDSIEDLGVKEGTELTAVIKSTDVMILA